In uncultured Cohaesibacter sp., a genomic segment contains:
- a CDS encoding ABC transporter substrate-binding protein, whose protein sequence is MVTKTLCTLVGTAALFAAHAASAAQTSYPLTIENCGQMVTFAQAPKKAVALGQNSAEILLLLGLEDRLAASAFWPTKVLPELEKANEKVTLLTVEMPTLEAILAQKPDFVTAALPSLMGANSKVSKREDFAALDIPNYISPSACVTKKDTGEAYGSRDALWNMELLYQEIDELAQIFDVEERGQTLISSLRSREAALRNRFTNRPDLSFLFWFSSPSVDDNAYLGGGFGPSAYIADLLGGHNAIKTKADWPTVGWEGIIAANPTVFVVAELDRNRWELDQAAAKIKYLTTDPTVSKMPAVEGGRIVTMNGAAMNPSIRTIYGAEEVARQLETIRLPE, encoded by the coding sequence ACACTTTGCACCCTTGTCGGAACGGCTGCGCTGTTTGCAGCACATGCAGCATCCGCTGCTCAGACCAGCTATCCTCTGACAATCGAGAATTGCGGTCAGATGGTGACCTTTGCCCAAGCGCCCAAGAAGGCGGTGGCACTGGGGCAGAACAGCGCCGAGATCCTGCTGCTTCTGGGGCTGGAAGACAGGCTGGCGGCATCGGCCTTCTGGCCTACCAAGGTCTTGCCCGAGCTTGAAAAGGCCAATGAAAAGGTCACTTTGCTGACCGTAGAAATGCCAACGCTCGAGGCGATCCTCGCCCAGAAGCCAGATTTCGTAACCGCCGCGCTGCCCAGCCTTATGGGGGCCAACAGCAAGGTTTCCAAACGCGAGGATTTTGCCGCGCTCGACATCCCCAACTATATCTCGCCCAGCGCCTGTGTTACGAAGAAGGACACCGGTGAGGCCTATGGCAGCCGCGATGCCCTGTGGAACATGGAGCTTCTCTATCAAGAGATAGACGAACTGGCGCAGATCTTCGATGTCGAGGAGCGCGGCCAGACCCTGATCAGCAGCTTGCGCAGCCGAGAGGCCGCATTGCGGAACAGATTCACCAACAGGCCCGATCTCAGCTTCCTGTTCTGGTTCTCCAGCCCCTCGGTCGACGACAACGCCTATCTGGGAGGCGGATTTGGCCCTTCGGCCTATATCGCCGATCTTCTTGGCGGGCACAATGCGATCAAGACCAAGGCCGATTGGCCAACGGTAGGCTGGGAAGGCATCATCGCGGCCAATCCGACCGTGTTTGTGGTCGCCGAGCTGGACCGGAACCGCTGGGAGCTGGACCAGGCCGCGGCCAAGATCAAGTATCTCACCACAGACCCCACTGTCAGCAAGATGCCTGCGGTTGAGGGTGGGCGCATCGTGACGATGAATGGGGCCGCAATGAATCCGAGCATCCGGACGATCTACGGGGCCGAGGAAGTCGCAAGACAGCTCGAAACCATAAGGCTGCCCGAATAG